CCGAGCACAGGGCCGCCACGGCGAGCAGGAGCGTGAGACGTTTCATAAAGGCAGGCATGGAGAGAGGGGAGCGTGGAAAGGGAGCGGGGGCGGGGTGGATCCTGTTAATATACACGTTGCGTGAAGGGCCGCCTAGCCTCCACGGCACCGGATTGCACCCGCTCACCGGACGATGACGAAACGCTGCGTCGCTTGCCGAGCGCCCGTCGTGAGGCGGACGAGGTAGACCCCGCTCGGCAACCCGGTGGCTTCGAACGTGACCTCGTGTGCCCCGGCGGTGCGCGGCCCATCGGCGGCCGTCGCGACGCGGCGGCCGAGCACGTCGTAGATGGCGAGCGTCACGTCGGCCGCGTCGGGGAGTGAGAAGCGGAGCGTGGCGGACCCGCGCACCGGGTTCGGGAACGGCGCGGCGAGCGCGAGTGCCTCAGCCGCCGTGCCGTCCTCATTCGCGACGGGAAAGGGAGGGAGTTCGAAGAGGTAGACGCCGGCCTCGCCCGCCGTGAGCGCGAGGAGGTTCTGCGTGTCATCATAATCAGACTTGCGGTTCGTGGCTACGCCGATGCCTCGGTCGGACGAGGCGAAGCTGCCGTTGCCGAAGAACCCATGGTCGAACCGAAGCAAACCGAAGAAGTCGTCTGCGACGTACGCGACGTCGAATAACACGTCGACATTTACGAAGACCGTGGCCGTGACGTCGCGGGCCTGCGTGACTACGCTGTGCGTTTCGAGCGTTCGGAGGTTAGTCGGCGGGAAGAGGGCGACGGCGCGCAGCCCTTCCTGACCGTCAGCGACATACGCGCCGGTGCCTTCTGCGAGGTGGATAGCGTTGAGAAAGCTCCAACTCGGCTCAGCGTCGAGTTGTACGATGTTCGCGGGGTCGGTCACGTCGAGCGCGACTATCCCCTCGCCCAAGCTCACGACGTACGCGATCAAGCCGGATTGGCGCAGGTCGATCGTCGCTACATCCACGGCGCTCGCGCCAACGGGGAAGCGGCCGAGTTCCGTGACACTCGCCGGATCGCTCACGTCGAGGACGTGGAGCCCGCCGAGGCCATTCGCGAGGTAGACCGTCACGGTATCGCCCGTGCTCTCGACGTCGAGCCCGAACGCCGGCCCGCTTGCGTAGCCGCCGACGATCTGCGGATCCGCCGGGTCGCTCACGTCGAGGATCGTCAGTCCGGTCCCGCTGCCGCCGGCATCGGTGACGTAGGCGAGGCCGTCTTCCACAAAGACCTCTTGCGTGTTTGGTGGCACGTCGATCCGGGCTATCTCAACGGCCTCGCTGCCGCTCGCGTCGAAGATGCGGAGGCGGCCGCCGAGGTCGGTGACGTAGAGGATCTCGTCATCGAAGAACGGCTTATGCGCGAAGCCGCCGTTCTCGAAGAAGAGGAGTTCACCGGGGGACTCCCCGCCGTCGAGCAGGTGCAGCCCTCTGAAGCGCTCGGCGAGGTAGACGGCGCTCGGCGTGTTCTCGGACGCGTACACGTCGACGCTCAGGGACTGATTGGCGGGGAAGAAATCCAGTTCCGTGATCGCGGCCGGATCCGAGACGTCGAGCGTGCGGAGCCCGTCGAGCCCGGCGAGGTAGGCCGTGTCCCCGTCGAAGGCGACCTCGTACGTCGTCTCCCCGCCCAGGTCGAAGCGGCCGATCTCGCGCGGCGTGACCGGATCGGTCACATCGAGGGCGATCAGGCCGAATTCGCCCGTCAGCCACGCCACGGTGTCGCGCACGACCACGTAGGTGGAGAACTCGCCGGCCGTGTCGAAATGGCCGAGTGCCGTTGGGACCGTAGGGTTGGCGAGGTCGAACGTGCGGAGACCGTCGGCGCCGGTAGCGACGAACAGCGTGGTATCCGCCACGAAGACGCCGTTCGAAGAGCCGGGCACGCTCAGCGTCCGAAGCTGGACGGGGTTCTCCGGATCGGCTACGTAGTACACCACGATGCCGCCGGAGCCGCGCCCGGCATACGCATAATTCCCTCCGACAGCTACGGCAAGGAGGTCCTGTCCCTCGATCCGTCCCACTTCTTGCAGGCCGTCGAAGCTGGACAGGGAGAGGATCCGCAGGCCTTTGCTCTTGCGGAGGGCGACGTAGAGGAGCGCCCCCTCCACGACGGCGTCGGCAGGCTGCGCATCGAGCGAGATCCGGCCGATTTCGCAGGGGCACTCGTTTGGGTCGGAGGCCACGAAGGGCTCGACGGAGATGAGCGCGCTGCCATCTTGGTAGACGAAGGCCGGGAGTTGGCCGTCCCCGATTGCGAAAGAGATGTCCCGAACCAGTTTCGTCGAGCCGGAGGGGAGGTGCTGCCGCAGCGTGAGCGTTTCGCCGGGCTCGACGGGCAACAGCGTGTCGGGCGGGGCTTCGAGCCCGACCGGGATGGGCTCTCCGGTCTGCGGATCGAAAACGGGGGCCGTCGATTGGGCCGCGACGCTGGAGGCGAGCGCGAGCAGGAGAGCGAGCAGCGAGGAGAAGCGGAAGCACGTAGCGAGAGGCATCGGCGTCGGCGTCGGGAACGGGAGGGGCGGCGGACGGAGTACACGGTAGCACATCGCGCCTACCCACGCAAGGCTTCACCCCCGATTCCCGTGCTCGTCGACGAACACTTTTTCTCCTGCCCCTACTGCGGCGAGACGATCTCGATGGTCTTCGACCTCTCGATCCCGGAGCAGTCCTACATCGAGGACTGCGAGGTCTGCTGCAACCCGATCCGCGTTCGCTACGTGACGGACGGGGAGGCGGTCACGGCGTTCGACGCCGTCGGCATCGAGCAGTAGCCGCCGAGCGGTGATCCGGTTCAAGCTGGCGCGCGCGGCGTGCGACGGAGCGTCGCGAGCATGTCCTCGACGCTCGTGAGCTTGACGCGGGGCCGGCCCGCCGCCTCGCCGAGCGCGACCTCGTGCGCGTCGAGCCGCCGCCAGTCGGCGTAGTCGAAGCAGGCGGGCTGCCGGGTGCGGACGAGCCGTTCGGCAGCTTCGGCGTCCGGGGCGGCGGGGCCGAGCGTGACGCCGCGGTCGGCGTCTTCGAGCATCGCGTTCGCCGTCTCGTGCGCGTCGGGCTTGTTCGTCCCGATGACCCCGCTCGGCCCGCGCTTGATCCACCCGGCAACATAGAGGCCGGGGATGGGCGTGCCGTCGGCGTCGGTGACGCGCCCGCCTTCGTTCGGCACGATGCCGCGCCGCTCGTCGAAGGGGACGCCGGTGAGGGCGACGCCGCGGTAGCCTACGGAGCGGAAGACGAGCCCGGCCTCGATCTCCTCGGTCTCGCCGGTCGGCCGCGGGCGCAGCCGGTCCGAGCCGTCGTCCACGAGTTCGTTGCGGACGATGCGGACGCCCTCGACGCGGTCGTTGCCGAGGATCTCGGTGGGGGAGACGAGGAAGCGGAGGACGATCCGGCGGCGCTTGCCCGAGGGCGACCGCTCGGCGTAGTCCTGCAAGAGTGCGACCTGTTTCGTCGCCTGCCGGTCCTGTGCAGCTTCCAACTCCGCCTCGCTCAGCGGGTCGAGCGCGACCTCCTCGGGGCGGGCGAGCACGTCGGCATCTTCCATCTCGCCCAACTCCTTCACCTCGGGATAGGTGAACGCCGCCTGCAACGGCCCCCGTCGCCCGAGCAGGACGACCTCGCGCACGCGGCTCTCGCGGAGGGCGTCGAGCGCGTAGTCGGCGATGTCCGTCGCCGCCAGCTCGTCGGGCGTGCGGCAGAGGATGCGCGCCACGTCCACCGCCACGTTCCCCACACCGACGACGACGGCGCGCTCGCAACGCAGGTCGAAGGCGCAGTCGCGGAACTCGGGGTGGCCGTTGTACCACGCGACGAACTCGGTGGCGGAGTGGCTCCCCGGGAGGTCCTCGCCGGGGATGCCGAGGCTGCGGTCCGTCTGCGCGCCCGTCGTGAAGAGGACCTGGTGGTAGTGCTCGGCGACGTCGGCGAGCGTGAGGTGCTCGCCGAAGCAGACGTTGCCGAAAAACCGGAAGCGCGGGTGGTCGGCGACCCTCTCGAAAACGCGCGTGACGTTTTTGATCTTCTGGTGGTCGGGCGCGACCCCGCTGCGGACGAGGCCGAACGGCGTCGGCAGCCGGTCGAAGAGGTCCACGGCGACGCCGTCGTGGCGGAGGAGGCATTCGGCGGCGTAGAACCCGGCGGGGCCGGCGCCGACAATAGCGACGTGGAGGGGGGACGCATCGGTGCGGACGTGAGACATGGGCGTTCCGGTTCGGGGCGCGGTGCCGGCCGATGGCAGGCGGGGGTTAGGAGCGAGTGTTAACATACAGTGAAGTGGCATCACGCGGCGGGTGCCGAGTCATCTCGTCCCCCAAACCCCACGTGCACGGGCCGAGCGCCGACGCCGCTCGTGCGCTACCTTCAGGCCATGCGTGCTTCCCTCACTCCCTATCGCCCCATCGCCGTGTTCCTGGCGAAGATGCTCGCCGTCTACGTCGTGTGGTACGCCGTCTACGACCTGTGGCTGCTCCCCGACGGCCGCCTCGACGCCGTCGTCTCGCGCAACCTCGCCGTGCTCAGCGGCGGCGCCCTGCGCCTCGTCGGGGTCGACGTGTTTGTGGAGGGGCGGACGGTAATCCTGGCCTCCGGCCGCGGCCTCTTCATCGCCGACGACTGCACGGGGCTGACGACGGTGGGGCTGTTCGCGGGCTTCGTGCTGGCGTTTCCGGGGAGCGCACTGCGGCGGGCGCTGTTCCTGCCGGCCGGCGCCCTCGCCATCCACCTCGCGAACGCCGGGCGCCTCGCGTTCCTGACATGGTTCCACGGAGCCCGTCCTGAGCACTTCGACGCCGTACACGAGTGGGGCATCCTGCCTTTTTTCTACGGCGTCGTGTTCGTCCTGTGGATGGTGTGGGTCCGCGTCGGGGCAGTGGGAGGTTCACCGCCTCGCACGGCCGCGGCGAGCCCAGCACCGCGCCACGCGGTGGGCTGACGATGGGACGAACGGAGCGGCCATCGGGGCGGTCTCGGCGCGTACTCCTCGGACTCGTGATGGCCGTCGTGCTCCTCGTCGTGCATATGACGGCGTGGCGGGCGGTTCGGAACGCGTTCGTCGTCCACGTCGCCTATCCCCTCGTAGCAGCCATCGATACGGAGCGGGCCGACGGGTACGCGCTCGATGCCGCGAGCTACGAGCGGACGATTACGGCGACGCGGACAGGCGGGGAAGAGAAAATCTACCGAGCGCCAGCGAACATGGACTACCTCCTGGCCGCCCTCGTGCTGATCGCCGTATTCCCTCGGCGGCCGTACTGGTTCTGGCTGTGGCTGGCCCACCTCGCGGTCGGCGGGCTGGCGCTGGCAGCGTTCGCCCTCGGCGTTGGGTGGACCGACGCGGGGTTCGCCGCCGAGACGTTCCTTCGGGTGTACGCCGCGCGCGCCGTGAGCCTGCTCGCCGTGCTCGCCGCCCTAGCCCCAGCATGGGCGGAACGGCTTGGTCTGCCTACGACGCACGGGGAGGAGGGAGGTCGTTAGTAACGGCGAAGGAAAAAACTGCCGCGCGACGCGAGTCCTTGCAAAGAGAGAAGATGGGGATACATTTTCACACCGCAGGGGGGCGGAAGTGCAGATTGTGCTTGACCCTTATGAGCAAAGCGCTTATCTAGTGGCGTAAATCATGTCGCCAGTAGTGGCAAGAGTGGGGGCGATTACTAACTCCTTGCTCCTCACCTCTTGCGGTACCGAACCGAGTATTCGTCACCGAGAATCAGCTATGCATGTACGTGTCTGCCTCCGTCGCCTTGCCCTGGTCGTCGGCCTCCTCGTCGCAACGGCGGCGGCGGCTCCGGCGCAAGAGATGCCCGAGTGGGCCGCCCCGCAAGAGGCGGAGCGCCCCCAGCCGCCGGGGTCCCTCGAGTCCTTCGAGTGCCCGAATGCGAACCCGAACTGCCGAGACATCAACCCGGCTCCCGTCGATGGCGGCCTCGCCCTGCTTGCGCTCCTCGGCACCGGCTACGCCGTCCGCCGCCTCCGCCGCCGTTCGGAAGGGGGCGCGGAATAAAGCGACCGAATTCTCTCTGTGCTGCACCTCTCCCCGTGCGAGACCCTGACTTTGACTACGATCATGCCACGCATTCTGTTACCGATTCTGTTACTCACCTGGCTAGGCACTGTCCAAGTCACGAACGCTCAAGATGGGCAACTCATCGTCGATGGGGAGCCCATCGTTATCGATTTCGACGGGTTCACCGGAGCAGGCTTCGCGCCGGACCCGGCACCCGGACAACTCGACTCGTACATCTTTACGGTGCAAGGACTCAGCGAAGGGGATGTCGGGTACGGCGATACCCGTACGGCTGGTGACTTCGCGCGAGGGCCGGCCGCTGGCGGTGTGACTTCCGGCGGGATTTACGCCGGGAATCCGAGCGACGATGAGGCGCCCTGGCTGTTCGCGCAGCCAACTAGCTCCGATTTCGCGCCAGGCACGTTCACCGTGCGATATGAGAACGCTTCGGGTCAGACCATCACGGCCATCGACCTGAGCTATCAGGTCAAGGTGTTCAACGATCAGGGCCGGTCGAGTAGTTGGAATCTCAGCGTCTCGACCAACAACGAGAGTTACGCACGCATACCCGCGCTCGATTACGCTTCGCCCGCCGCCGCTGATGCCACGCCGGTGTGGCAGAGCGCGGGGAGGAGTACGACGATCACCGACCTGAACATCGCAGACGGAGGGTTCTTTTACGTCCGGTTCACCTCTGCTGATGTGGGTGGGTCGGGCAGCCGAGATCAGATCGGCGTCGACAACATCACGTTGACGGCCGCTTTGGAACCGAGCGGCGCCACGGTCCGCTTCGCTGAAGATGCGGCGACGGTGACGGAGGGCGGCATGTACAGCCTCGTCGTCGAACTCGTGGACGCTAACAACGATTTCGTCGTGGTTTCTGTCGAGACGATGTGCTTGGACGACGACGTGACGCCGACCTCTACGACCCGCCAACTCAGCGATAGCAACCCGACGGCCACGGTCCGGCTTACGGCGACACAGGACATGACGGAGGAGGATACAGAGCAGTGCGCCTATGACCTCACCATCGTCGACGTGGATGGCAATGTGACCTTGGGCTCGCCGAGCACGTTCGTCCTCACGATCGAGGACGATGACCAGGCGCCGTTCGTCGACAACCGTCTCCTCATCTCGGAGTTCATGGCGGACCCAGTAGGTTCCGACTCCGACGCCAATGGCGAGTACATCGAGCTCTTCAACAACACCACGCGGCCAATCGGCCTCGACGGATACACGATTAGCGATGCGTCGGGCAACTCGGACACCATTGATGGCGTGACGATCCAGCCAGGAGGCTTCGTCGTGCTGTGCTTCAACAGCAACGTCAACGCCAACGGCGGCATCGCGTCGTGTGATTACGACTACTCCGGCGTTACGCTGAACAACGGGAGCGACGACATCGTCCTGCAGGACCCGGCGGGGAGCATCGTCGATATCGTCCGGTACACCAGTTCGTGGATCGCGCCGGGCGTGTCCACGGTGTACGTCGGGAGTCCCAGCGGCGACAATTCGGTACTCGGGAACTGGGCGGAGTCGATCTCGCGCGAGGGCCGATACAACGACGACACCGTGCTCGGCGACGACGGCTCGCCGGGGACGAACGGCGTCCACGGCAATCTCGTCAGCCCCTTCGGCGTCGACATATCCGCGTACTGCTACACGCAGGCGAGTGGGGATTGGAGCGACTCCGCTACGTGGACGAACTGCTCCGAGGGCGTGCCCGGTGTCGGGGATGCGGCGGCAGTGCTCGCCGAGTTCACTGTGTCTGTTACCGAACCCGTGGAGGTCAATGTCGTCGTCGTCGAAGCAGGACCTCAGCCGGGCTTCGCTCCTGATGGGGGCCCCGACGCCGCGCGGAGCGGGGAGTTCGACGGGTTTCTCATCGTGGAGACGGCCTTCGCCGCGGAGGTGATGACGGTAGCCGGCGACGCCGTGGTGACGGGAGAGGGGGCCGTCAGCATCGGCACGGACCTCTCGGTGCTGGGAAGTCTGATGACAAACGACGCGGTGACGCTGCGCGCCACGGAAAACGGCCCGGCGCACTACACGGAAGAGCTCTTCGGTTCCATCGAGGGGAGGCTCACCGCCGAGCGCCGCTACGTCGACGACGCGGGGGGCAAAGGGGCCGGCTCGTTTCGGGGCATCTTCCCGCCGTTGAAAGGCGTCACGTTCGCCCAACTCAACGACGACTTCCAGACGCAGGGCGGCATCGGAAGCGACTTCCCCGACGCGCAGCCGAACCTCTACCGGTTCGACGCCCCGAGCCAGCATTTCCTCGCCATCACCGATTACACGAGCGAGTTCGACCCGGACAGCGGGTACGTTTTCTACATGTTCGACTTCGACATCCCGAGCACATGGGACGTGACGGGCACCCTCCGCGATGAATACTCGCTCGACCTCCACTATAACGATGACGGGGACGGCAGCAACGACTTCAACTGGGTGCCGCAGCCGTTCCCGGGCCCGATCGATTTCAGGGAGTTGTACCGGAACAGCACCTTCTTCCCGGACAGCATCAACGCCACGCTCTACGTGCTCGACCCGGTGACGGAAGAGTTCCGCATCTACAATGCCCTCACCGGAACGGGCACCGAGCCGGGGAGCCGGGGAGCGGGCCGCTACGTCGCCGCGTTCCAGTCCTTTGTTGTACGGACCAACGCGCCGGGCACGACGCTCAACTACACCTACGACATCATGGACACGGGTGAGTCGGTGCTGCTCGTCGGCCGGGGGGACTTCGGCGGCGAGGACGAGGTGTCGCCCCATGTGCGCCTCGAGCTGGCGGGCGAGGGCTCGGCTGAGGGGCTCGGGTCGACGCAGACGT
This genomic interval from Rhodothermales bacterium contains the following:
- a CDS encoding lamin tail domain-containing protein, producing the protein MPRILLPILLLTWLGTVQVTNAQDGQLIVDGEPIVIDFDGFTGAGFAPDPAPGQLDSYIFTVQGLSEGDVGYGDTRTAGDFARGPAAGGVTSGGIYAGNPSDDEAPWLFAQPTSSDFAPGTFTVRYENASGQTITAIDLSYQVKVFNDQGRSSSWNLSVSTNNESYARIPALDYASPAAADATPVWQSAGRSTTITDLNIADGGFFYVRFTSADVGGSGSRDQIGVDNITLTAALEPSGATVRFAEDAATVTEGGMYSLVVELVDANNDFVVVSVETMCLDDDVTPTSTTRQLSDSNPTATVRLTATQDMTEEDTEQCAYDLTIVDVDGNVTLGSPSTFVLTIEDDDQAPFVDNRLLISEFMADPVGSDSDANGEYIELFNNTTRPIGLDGYTISDASGNSDTIDGVTIQPGGFVVLCFNSNVNANGGIASCDYDYSGVTLNNGSDDIVLQDPAGSIVDIVRYTSSWIAPGVSTVYVGSPSGDNSVLGNWAESISREGRYNDDTVLGDDGSPGTNGVHGNLVSPFGVDISAYCYTQASGDWSDSATWTNCSEGVPGVGDAAAVLAEFTVSVTEPVEVNVVVVEAGPQPGFAPDGGPDAARSGEFDGFLIVETAFAAEVMTVAGDAVVTGEGAVSIGTDLSVLGSLMTNDAVTLRATENGPAHYTEELFGSIEGRLTAERRYVDDAGGKGAGSFRGIFPPLKGVTFAQLNDDFQTQGGIGSDFPDAQPNLYRFDAPSQHFLAITDYTSEFDPDSGYVFYMFDFDIPSTWDVTGTLRDEYSLDLHYNDDGDGSNDFNWVPQPFPGPIDFRELYRNSTFFPDSINATLYVLDPVTEEFRIYNALTGTGTEPGSRGAGRYVAAFQSFVVRTNAPGTTLNYTYDIMDTGESVLLVGRGDFGGEDEVSPHVRLELAGEGSAEGLGSTQTYLVFYPDGEEGYDPADAAMLFPFSADYATLVLMDAAGQDLAMDARGLALTTETFNARVATTQPGTYTLTWPTIHEVPAGWSLTLLDTDTGNEVNLRDQSSYTFEVGGPTAARRSTALSTLLPAQSNTSARFVISVSATTTAGEDTGTAPGEFALDGAYPNPFATTATIRYALPHASDVRLTVYDVLGREVVTLFEGAREAGRYAATVSGLGLSGGVYFVRMTADGFAETKKFVVLN
- a CDS encoding archaeosortase/exosortase family protein, whose product is MRASLTPYRPIAVFLAKMLAVYVVWYAVYDLWLLPDGRLDAVVSRNLAVLSGGALRLVGVDVFVEGRTVILASGRGLFIADDCTGLTTVGLFAGFVLAFPGSALRRALFLPAGALAIHLANAGRLAFLTWFHGARPEHFDAVHEWGILPFFYGVVFVLWMVWVRVGAVGGSPPRTAAASPAPRHAVG
- a CDS encoding CPXCG motif-containing cysteine-rich protein; amino-acid sequence: MLVDEHFFSCPYCGETISMVFDLSIPEQSYIEDCEVCCNPIRVRYVTDGEAVTAFDAVGIEQ
- a CDS encoding FAD-dependent oxidoreductase, whose protein sequence is MSHVRTDASPLHVAIVGAGPAGFYAAECLLRHDGVAVDLFDRLPTPFGLVRSGVAPDHQKIKNVTRVFERVADHPRFRFFGNVCFGEHLTLADVAEHYHQVLFTTGAQTDRSLGIPGEDLPGSHSATEFVAWYNGHPEFRDCAFDLRCERAVVVGVGNVAVDVARILCRTPDELAATDIADYALDALRESRVREVVLLGRRGPLQAAFTYPEVKELGEMEDADVLARPEEVALDPLSEAELEAAQDRQATKQVALLQDYAERSPSGKRRRIVLRFLVSPTEILGNDRVEGVRIVRNELVDDGSDRLRPRPTGETEEIEAGLVFRSVGYRGVALTGVPFDERRGIVPNEGGRVTDADGTPIPGLYVAGWIKRGPSGVIGTNKPDAHETANAMLEDADRGVTLGPAAPDAEAAERLVRTRQPACFDYADWRRLDAHEVALGEAAGRPRVKLTSVEDMLATLRRTPRAPA
- a CDS encoding T9SS type A sorting domain-containing protein yields the protein MPLATCFRFSSLLALLLALASSVAAQSTAPVFDPQTGEPIPVGLEAPPDTLLPVEPGETLTLRQHLPSGSTKLVRDISFAIGDGQLPAFVYQDGSALISVEPFVASDPNECPCEIGRISLDAQPADAVVEGALLYVALRKSKGLRILSLSSFDGLQEVGRIEGQDLLAVAVGGNYAYAGRGSGGIVVYYVADPENPVQLRTLSVPGSSNGVFVADTTLFVATGADGLRTFDLANPTVPTALGHFDTAGEFSTYVVVRDTVAWLTGEFGLIALDVTDPVTPREIGRFDLGGETTYEVAFDGDTAYLAGLDGLRTLDVSDPAAITELDFFPANQSLSVDVYASENTPSAVYLAERFRGLHLLDGGESPGELLFFENGGFAHKPFFDDEILYVTDLGGRLRIFDASGSEAVEIARIDVPPNTQEVFVEDGLAYVTDAGGSGTGLTILDVSDPADPQIVGGYASGPAFGLDVESTGDTVTVYLANGLGGLHVLDVSDPASVTELGRFPVGASAVDVATIDLRQSGLIAYVVSLGEGIVALDVTDPANIVQLDAEPSWSFLNAIHLAEGTGAYVADGQEGLRAVALFPPTNLRTLETHSVVTQARDVTATVFVNVDVLFDVAYVADDFFGLLRFDHGFFGNGSFASSDRGIGVATNRKSDYDDTQNLLALTAGEAGVYLFELPPFPVANEDGTAAEALALAAPFPNPVRGSATLRFSLPDAADVTLAIYDVLGRRVATAADGPRTAGAHEVTFEATGLPSGVYLVRLTTGARQATQRFVIVR